The Deltaproteobacteria bacterium genome includes a window with the following:
- a CDS encoding PEGA domain-containing protein — MNRTNRRLILISLTICVWTAALAIGSQKQQLMARGPATLTIETEPKAVRILIDGEKLEQGAYINTPTEINVRTGRHRLTIQRDGYLPQDRTVDLVAGETENLDDIVLVPTSTLPRKSMYAPDAIA; from the coding sequence TTGAATCGCACAAATCGGCGCCTGATCCTTATATCGCTTACTATTTGTGTGTGGACTGCGGCCCTTGCTATCGGCAGCCAAAAACAACAGCTCATGGCGCGCGGTCCTGCAACTCTGACCATCGAAACTGAGCCTAAGGCCGTACGCATCCTCATTGATGGGGAAAAACTCGAGCAAGGCGCCTACATCAACACTCCCACGGAAATCAATGTACGCACCGGACGCCATCGCCTGACGATCCAACGGGATGGTTACCTACCTCAGGATCGGACAGTGGATTTGGTGGCAGGCGAAACGGAGAATTTAGACGATATCGTCCTAGTGCCTACATCAACACTCCCACGGAAATCAATGTACGCACCGGACGCCATCGCCTGA